A single genomic interval of Prunus dulcis chromosome 5, ALMONDv2, whole genome shotgun sequence harbors:
- the LOC117627141 gene encoding plant UBX domain-containing protein 8 isoform X2 encodes MARPNQEAIDTFISITGASEAVAVQKLEEHGGDLNEAVNAHFTEGDRNTSVNVHETPVAAQDDLMDIDDPVPVGPRRDPLSLLSATRDINPFSLLNPSLGSSIFESGSDFRERAPFVTHPREVREIPIEVKDGDNPSGHSGHAPTIDDVTGTAHAYGPGIPGTVIIDDEDDDVPAAPTVQAGQPQDISSGDGSHHRNFVPSAPRFDDPQDYSNDIEEEMIRAAIEASKREVEEGQQNQLFGAPTFDDNEPPQRPPHLEDPELAHAVSLSLKTAEKEKALRGQGENVGPSEMGASKAAEVELGKLTAPNGRLGGGSSSIHDETEDVEEQPLVRHRSRRMSSGSVESAKDVGATEDSAPSSPGEQDMGNHPRHSGSVFPTDEWGGISSEEHDEAVMLEAAMFGGIPEGSGYRLPYAPHQFMRAESSYPRPVPRPPSPSLTAQRLIREQQDDEYLASLQADREKELKAIEEAEARRQEDRLKEEESQRKFEEEQELERQLAAKEATLPQEPASNDENAVTLMVRMPDGSRHGRRFLKTDKLQSLFNFIDIGRRFKPGSYRVVRPFPRRAFSDGESALTLNEVGLTSKQEALFLELI; translated from the exons ATGGCGAGGCCTAATCAGGAAGCAATCGACACCTTTATCAGCATAACCGGCGCTTCCGAAGCCGTCGCCGTGCAAAAGCTTGAG GAGCATGGTGGCGATCTCAATGAAGCTGTGAATGCACATTTTACTGAAGGAGATAGAAACACATCAGTGAA TGTGCATGAAACACCTGTTGCAGCTCAAGATGATTTGATGGATATTGATGATCCAGTTCCAGTTGGACCTCGGAGAGATCCTCTATCACTTCTATCTGCAACCCGTGATATAAatccattttctcttcttaatCCAAGCTTGGGTAGCAGCATATTTGAAAGTGGGTCAGATTTTAGAGAACGTGCACCATTTGTTACTCATCCAAGAGAGGTCAGGGAGATCCCCATAGAAGTCAAGGATGGTGACAATCCCTCCGGCCATTCTGGCCATGCTCCTACCATTGATGATGTCACTGGAACAGCGCATGCATATGGCCCAGGTATCCCTGGGACTGTTAtaattgatgatgaagatgatgatgttCCAGCTGCCCCAACTGTTCAGGCTGGACAACCACAAGATATTTCTTCAGGTGATGGATCTCATCACCGAAATTTTGTACCTAGTGCTCCTCGATTTGATGATCCACAGGATTATAGCAATGATATCGAAGAAGAAATGATTCGAGCTGCCATCGAGGCTTCAAAACGTGAAGTTGAAGAAGGCCAACAAAATCAACTATTTGGTGCACCAACT TTTGATGATAATGAGCCTCCGCAAAGGCCGCCTCACCTAGAGGATCCTGAACTTGCACATGCAGTTTCATTGTCACTgaag ACagcagagaaagagaaagcatTGCGTGGCCAGGGGGAAAATGTTGGCCCATCAGAGATGGGGGCTTCTAAGGCAGCTGAGGTGGAGCTGGGAAAATTAACGGCACCAAACGGAAG GTTGGGAGGAGGAAGCTCATCCATCCACGATGAAACTGAAGACGTGGAGGAGCAGCCTCTTGTCAGACATAGGTCCAGGCGAATGTCCTCTGGCTCTGTGGAGTCTGCCAAAGACGTTGGAGCTACTGAGGATAGCGCACCTTCAAGTCCTGGAGAGCAGGATATGGGTAATCATCCTAGGCACAGTGGAAGTGTCTTCCCTACTGATGag TGGGGAGGTATTTCTTCAGAGGAGCACGATGAAGCAGTGATGCTTGAGGCTGCAATGTTTGGTGGAATTCCTGAAGGGTCTGGATATCGCCTTCCCTATGCACCTCATCAGTTTATGCGAGCTGAGAGTTCGTATCCCCGGCCAGTACCTCGTCCTCCTTCACCCTCTCTGACAGCGCAGCGGTTGATAAGGGAACAACAG GATGATGAATATCTTGCATCACTTCAAGCTGATAGAGAAAAGGAACTGAAGGCTATTGAGGAAGCTGAAGCTCGTCGTCAAGAAGACAGACTAAAAGAGGAAGAATCTCAGAGGAAATTTGAGGAGGAGCAG GAACTGGAGAGGCAATTAGCAGCAAAAGAAGCTACTCTCCCTCAAGAACCAGCATCAAATGATGAGAATGCTGTAACCCTTATGGTGCGAATGCCAGATGGCAGCCGCCATGGCCGCCGATTTCTTAAGACAGACAAACTGCAG TCTCTTTTCAACTTCATTGATATTGGCAGGAGGTTCAAACCCGGCTCTTACAGAGTG GTGAGGCCGTTCCCTAGGCGTGCTTTCAGCGATGGAGAGAGTGCTTTGACATTGAATGAAGTTGGCCTTACCAGCAAACAAGAAGCTTTGTTTTTGGAGTTGATATAG
- the LOC117628985 gene encoding cytochrome P450 87A3-like, which yields MWALCLAALLIISITHWVYRWRNPRCHGKLPPGSMGLPLLGETLQFFTPNTSSDIPPFIKKRMKRYGPIFRTNLVGRPVIISTDPDLNYFVFQQEGNLFQSWYPDTFTEIFGKQNVGSLHGVMYKYLKNMVLHLFGPESLKKMIPEVEQAALSRLQQWSYQDITELKDATASMIFDLTAKKLISYDSNKSSENLRENFVAFIQGLISFPLDIPGTAYHKCLQGRKNAMRMLKNMLQERRAESRKQPVDFFDYVLEELKKEGTILTEGIALDLMFVLLFASFETTSLAITLAMKFLSDHPLVLKQLTEEHEMIIKQREIADSGLTWKEYKSMTFTFQFINETVRLANIVPGIFRKAVREINFKGYTIPAGWAVMVCPPAVHLNPAKYEDPVAFNPWRWEGVEVSSASKHFMAFGGGMRFCVGTDFTKVQMAVFLHCLVTKYRWEAIKGGDIVRTPGLQFPNGFHVKIMEKDTRNRKQHYIAADA from the exons ATGTGGGCTTTGTGCCTTGCAGCATTGCTTATTATAAGCATTACGCATTGGGTTTATAGGTGGAGAAATCCTAGGTGCCATGGAAAACTTCCACCAGGTTCAATGGGATTGCCGCTACTTGGAGAGACCTTACAGTTCTTCACTCCCAACACCTCTTCTGATATTCCTCCCTTCATcaagaaaagaatgaaaag ATATGGACCAATTTTCAGGACTAATTTGGTGGGAAGACCAGTTATAATATCGACAGACCCGGATCTCAATTACTTTGTCTTCCAACAAGAGGGAAATTTGTTTCAAAGTTGGTACCCAGATACCTTCACAGAGATTTTTGGCAAGCAAAATGTTGGTTCCTTGCATGGGGTTATGTACAAATATCTCAAGAACATGGTGCTGCATCTCTTTGGACCCGAAAGCCTTAAAAAGATGATCCCTGAAGTTGAACAAGCAGCTCTCAGCAGATTACAACAATGGTCATATCAGGACATTACAGAACTAAAAGATGCAACTGCAAGT ATGATATTTGATCTCACTGCAAAAAAACTTATCAGTTATGATTCAAATAAGTCCTCGGAGAATTTAAGGGAAAACTTTGTTGCATTCATACAAGGATTGATCTCCTTTCCTTTGGACATCCCTGGAACAGCTTATCACAAATGTTTACAG GGTAGGAAAAACGCAATGAGAATGCTGAAGAACATGCTGCAGGAAAGACGAGCAGAGTCCCGGAAGCAACCGGTTGATTTTTTTGATTATGTTCTTGAAGAACTTAAGAAAGAGGGAACAATCCTGACAGAGGGAATTGCTTTGGACTTAATGTTTGTGCTGCTTTTTGCAAGCTTCGAAACAACTTCTCTAGCTATAACATTAGCCATGAAGTTTCTTTCAGACCATCCTCTTGTGCTAAAGCAATTAACG GAAGAGCATGAGATGATTATAAAGCAAAGGGAAATTGCTGATTCTGGACTTACATGGAAAGAATACAAGTCAATGACATTCACATTTCAG TTCATCAACGAAACAGTTAGGCTGGCAAATATAGTTCCCGGTATCTTTCGCAAAGCAGTGAGAGAAATAAACTTTAAGG GATATACCATTCCCGCAGGTTGGGCAGTAATGGTTTGTCCCCCAGCAGTACATTTAAACCCAGCAAAATATGAAGACCCTGTGGCCTTCAATCCATGGAGATGGGAG GGAGTAGAAGTAAGCAGTGCATCAAAACATTTCATGGCTTTTGGTGGTGGCATGAGATTCTGTGTTGGGACAGATTTTACTAAGGTGCAGATGGCTGTGTTTCTTCATTGCTTAGTTACAAAGTACAG GTGGGAAGCAATCAAAGGAGGAGATATAGTTCGAACTCCGGGTTTACAATTTCCAAATGGTTTTCATGTTAAGATCATGGAGAAGGATACAAGGAACAGAAAACAGCATTATATAGCTGCAGATGCTTAA
- the LOC117628987 gene encoding putative B3 domain-containing protein At1g78640: MEEENELSALLALNPGRASSSANPCPLPGQVSTALTLCDPTWNYDTNQRKAEEFDPAPLRFSAFPPNLKHKKITNNMNKELKKKKRNPVVPETTLSPQPQDHGPWKIRKKLTVSDLGSCSRLLMPKKPVIDHVLHYLDDTFAKRVKSGEGIEVIVEDCDTNIRHHMTFKLWGSAESYILNGDWRLEFVHRRGLEENDKIGLYWDTSKSMFMFSVLERARQSQLPA; the protein is encoded by the coding sequence atggaggaagaaaatgagCTCTCAGCACTCCTAGCCCTAAACCCTGGTCGTGCTAGTAGCAGTGCAAATCCTTGTCCACTACCGGGCCAAGTTTCCACTGCCCTCACTTTGTGTGATCCAACTTGGAATTACGACACAAACCAGAGAAAAGCAGAGGAATTCGACCCTGCTCCTCTCAGATTTTCCGCATTCCCTCCTAATCTGAAACACAAGAAAATAACGAATAATATGAACAAggaattaaagaagaagaaaagaaacccagtAGTGCCGGAAACTACGCTGAGTCCACAGCCTCAGGATCACGGGCCTTGGAAAATCAGGAAGAAGCTGACAGTAAGCGACCTTGGAAGCTGCTCAAGGCTACTAATGCCGAAAAAACCGGTCATCGACCATGTTTTGCATTACTTGGATGACACGTTTGCCAAAAGGGTTAAGAGTGGAGAGGGCATAGAAGTTATAGTTGAAGACTGCGATACAAACATCAGGCATCACATGACTTTCAAGCTTTGGGGGTCGGCCGAGAGTTACATTCTCAATGGAGATTGGAGACTAGAGTTTGTGCATAGGAGAGGGTTGGAGGAGAATGATAAAATTGGGCTTTATTGGGATACCTCCAAATCCATGTTCATGTTTTCTGTTCTTGAAAGGGCAAGGCAATCCCAGTTACCTGCTTGA
- the LOC117627141 gene encoding plant UBX domain-containing protein 8 isoform X1: MARPNQEAIDTFISITGASEAVAVQKLEEHGGDLNEAVNAHFTEGDRNTSVNVHETPVAAQDDLMDIDDPVPVGPRRDPLSLLSATRDINPFSLLNPSLGSSIFESGSDFRERAPFVTHPREVREIPIEVKDGDNPSGHSGHAPTIDDVTGTAHAYGPGIPGTVIIDDEDDDVPAAPTVQAGQPQDISSGDGSHHRNFVPSAPRFDDPQDYSNDIEEEMIRAAIEASKREVEEGQQNQLFGAPTQFDDNEPPQRPPHLEDPELAHAVSLSLKTAEKEKALRGQGENVGPSEMGASKAAEVELGKLTAPNGRLGGGSSSIHDETEDVEEQPLVRHRSRRMSSGSVESAKDVGATEDSAPSSPGEQDMGNHPRHSGSVFPTDEWGGISSEEHDEAVMLEAAMFGGIPEGSGYRLPYAPHQFMRAESSYPRPVPRPPSPSLTAQRLIREQQDDEYLASLQADREKELKAIEEAEARRQEDRLKEEESQRKFEEEQELERQLAAKEATLPQEPASNDENAVTLMVRMPDGSRHGRRFLKTDKLQSLFNFIDIGRRFKPGSYRVVRPFPRRAFSDGESALTLNEVGLTSKQEALFLELI; the protein is encoded by the exons ATGGCGAGGCCTAATCAGGAAGCAATCGACACCTTTATCAGCATAACCGGCGCTTCCGAAGCCGTCGCCGTGCAAAAGCTTGAG GAGCATGGTGGCGATCTCAATGAAGCTGTGAATGCACATTTTACTGAAGGAGATAGAAACACATCAGTGAA TGTGCATGAAACACCTGTTGCAGCTCAAGATGATTTGATGGATATTGATGATCCAGTTCCAGTTGGACCTCGGAGAGATCCTCTATCACTTCTATCTGCAACCCGTGATATAAatccattttctcttcttaatCCAAGCTTGGGTAGCAGCATATTTGAAAGTGGGTCAGATTTTAGAGAACGTGCACCATTTGTTACTCATCCAAGAGAGGTCAGGGAGATCCCCATAGAAGTCAAGGATGGTGACAATCCCTCCGGCCATTCTGGCCATGCTCCTACCATTGATGATGTCACTGGAACAGCGCATGCATATGGCCCAGGTATCCCTGGGACTGTTAtaattgatgatgaagatgatgatgttCCAGCTGCCCCAACTGTTCAGGCTGGACAACCACAAGATATTTCTTCAGGTGATGGATCTCATCACCGAAATTTTGTACCTAGTGCTCCTCGATTTGATGATCCACAGGATTATAGCAATGATATCGAAGAAGAAATGATTCGAGCTGCCATCGAGGCTTCAAAACGTGAAGTTGAAGAAGGCCAACAAAATCAACTATTTGGTGCACCAACT CAGTTTGATGATAATGAGCCTCCGCAAAGGCCGCCTCACCTAGAGGATCCTGAACTTGCACATGCAGTTTCATTGTCACTgaag ACagcagagaaagagaaagcatTGCGTGGCCAGGGGGAAAATGTTGGCCCATCAGAGATGGGGGCTTCTAAGGCAGCTGAGGTGGAGCTGGGAAAATTAACGGCACCAAACGGAAG GTTGGGAGGAGGAAGCTCATCCATCCACGATGAAACTGAAGACGTGGAGGAGCAGCCTCTTGTCAGACATAGGTCCAGGCGAATGTCCTCTGGCTCTGTGGAGTCTGCCAAAGACGTTGGAGCTACTGAGGATAGCGCACCTTCAAGTCCTGGAGAGCAGGATATGGGTAATCATCCTAGGCACAGTGGAAGTGTCTTCCCTACTGATGag TGGGGAGGTATTTCTTCAGAGGAGCACGATGAAGCAGTGATGCTTGAGGCTGCAATGTTTGGTGGAATTCCTGAAGGGTCTGGATATCGCCTTCCCTATGCACCTCATCAGTTTATGCGAGCTGAGAGTTCGTATCCCCGGCCAGTACCTCGTCCTCCTTCACCCTCTCTGACAGCGCAGCGGTTGATAAGGGAACAACAG GATGATGAATATCTTGCATCACTTCAAGCTGATAGAGAAAAGGAACTGAAGGCTATTGAGGAAGCTGAAGCTCGTCGTCAAGAAGACAGACTAAAAGAGGAAGAATCTCAGAGGAAATTTGAGGAGGAGCAG GAACTGGAGAGGCAATTAGCAGCAAAAGAAGCTACTCTCCCTCAAGAACCAGCATCAAATGATGAGAATGCTGTAACCCTTATGGTGCGAATGCCAGATGGCAGCCGCCATGGCCGCCGATTTCTTAAGACAGACAAACTGCAG TCTCTTTTCAACTTCATTGATATTGGCAGGAGGTTCAAACCCGGCTCTTACAGAGTG GTGAGGCCGTTCCCTAGGCGTGCTTTCAGCGATGGAGAGAGTGCTTTGACATTGAATGAAGTTGGCCTTACCAGCAAACAAGAAGCTTTGTTTTTGGAGTTGATATAG
- the LOC117628833 gene encoding phosphatidylinositol glycan anchor biosynthesis class U protein, with amino-acid sequence MEVKEEQSTKRKKQKQGRFWTWVAASVLFRLILIYFPKNLNLSSRPEVSTPLTSLRRLAEGYWLKQSSMSPYAGSMYHGSPLLLSLLGPLTVKRIEGQPSHLLCSLVFVVADILNAMLIRATGQTLQVAYRQSLKSLDLDTISESMEVLSSGDIAALVYLWNPFTIVACVGLSTSPIENLAIILALYGACKRMVPLAAFGWVMATHLSLYPMILIIPIILLLGYGPDTPRKLLLMRRCGKVEDNSSSDSCQQQEKVINQSDLPKVFAWGPPMLFLLWAIMWSVYVLLLCGISVKQYGGLWEMFERMYGFILTVQDLSPNIGVLWYFFAEVFDFFRNFFLIVFHMNILFMIFPLAIRLKHRPCFLAFVYITISSMLKSYPSVGDSALYFGLLGWFVNELSEMQFSFCLFSVYVGVSLLSPVMHNLWIWRGTGNANFYFATAITYACLQMVLVVESVSAMLNHDRKLKKLTNAKLQNGKC; translated from the exons atggaggtgAAGGAGGAGCAGAGCACGAAGAggaagaagcagaagcaggGAAGGTTCTGGACATGGGTTGCAGCATCAGTGTTGTTCAGGCTCATTCTCATCTACTTCCCCAAAAATCTCAACCTCTCTTCTCGCCCCGAAGTCTCCACCCCTCTCACCAGCCTCCGTCGCC tggCTGAGGGTTACTGGTTGAAGCAGTCGTCAATGTCTCCCTATGCAG GATCTATGTACCACGGATCTCCTTTGTTACTCTCACTTCTTGGGCCACTTACAGTCAAAAG AATTGAAGGGCAACCCAGTCATCTTCTATGCAG TTTGGTTTTTGTGGTTGCAGATATATTGAATGCAATGCTTATTCGTGCTACTGGTCAGACTCTTCAGGTTGCATATAGGCAGAGTTTGAAATCACTAGATCTTGATACGATATCAGAAAGCATGG AGGTCCTCTCTTCAGGAGATATTGCTGCTCTTGTGTACCTATGGAATCCTTTCACAATAGTTGCATGTGTGGGTTTGTCAACATCTCCAATTGAAAATCTGGCCATCATATTGGCCCTCTATGGAGCATGTAAAC GAATGGTTCCCTTGGCTGCTTTTGGATGGGTCATGGCAACACATCTGTCTCTTTATCCTATGATTCTCATAATTCCA ATAATTCTTTTATTAGGATATGGTCCAGATACTCCTAGGAAATTATTGCTGATGAGGAGATGTGGTAAAGTTGAAGATAACTCGTCAAGTGATAGTTGTCAACAACAGGAGAAAGTTATTAATCAATCAGACCTACCCAAAGTTTTCGCTTGGGGACCTCCCATGCTTTTCTTATTGTGGGCTATTATGTGGTCAGTCTACGTGTTACTCCTGTGTGGCATATCTGTTAAACAGTATGGTGGTCTCTGGGAGATGTTTGAAAG AATGTATGGTTTCATTCTTACTGTGCAAGATTTGTCTCCGAATATAGGTGTCTTATG GTATTTCTTTGCAGAGGTCTTCgattttttcagaaatttctTCCTGATTGTTTTCCATATGAATATTCTCTTTATGATATTTCCATTGGCCATACGGCTCAAGCACCGTCCCTGCTTTCTTGCTTTTGTCTACATCACCATCTCATCAATGCTTAAGTCTTATCCTTCT GTTGGGGATTCAGCTCTGTACTTTGGTTTGTTGGGCTGGTTTGTTAATGAACTGTCAG AAATGCAATTCTCGTTCTGCCTCTTCAGTGTTTATGTTGGGGTTTCCCTCCTTAGCCCTGTGATGCACAACCTATGGATATGGAGG GGCACTGGCAATGCAAATTTCTACTTCGCTACTGCAATTACTTATGCTTGTTTGCAG ATGGTGCTGGTGGTTGAAAGTGTTAGTGCAATGCTCAATCATGACCGGAAGCTAAAAAAGTTAACTAATGCAAAGCTTCAAAATGGAAAATGTTAA